From one Rhodoferax sp. PAMC 29310 genomic stretch:
- the nhaR gene encoding transcriptional activator NhaR, with protein MNFKHLHYFWVTAKAGGIMRAGEQLHTTPQTLSGQIKLLEQWLGRPLFRKSGRQLELTEDGRVALGYADQIFALSAEMEGALRQPIGAQRVLDFRVGVADSVAKSVAYRLLEPAMAVAEPVKLLCSEGKFTDLLAQLALHKLDLVISDVPLSRHVSVKAFNHPLGGSPMTFFCAPSLRPLLKGSFPHNLNGMPMLVQGASVAVRQQLESWLTKLQVYPRVIGEFDDAALMKAFGREGRGVFMAPTVLEEETVDQFGVEIVGRTEELTEEFFAVSVERRITHPCVVAITDAARGQLFSARMVRPAPGQASSA; from the coding sequence ATGAATTTCAAACATTTGCATTACTTCTGGGTCACCGCCAAGGCCGGCGGCATCATGCGTGCGGGCGAGCAGTTGCACACCACGCCGCAAACCCTGTCCGGCCAGATCAAACTGCTGGAACAATGGTTGGGGCGCCCGCTGTTTCGCAAAAGCGGCCGTCAACTGGAATTGACCGAGGACGGGCGAGTGGCTTTGGGCTACGCGGACCAAATTTTCGCCTTGAGCGCCGAGATGGAGGGTGCGTTGCGCCAACCCATTGGTGCACAACGTGTGCTGGATTTTCGGGTGGGAGTGGCGGATTCAGTGGCCAAATCGGTGGCCTATCGCTTGCTGGAGCCCGCCATGGCGGTGGCTGAGCCAGTCAAGCTCTTGTGCAGCGAGGGGAAGTTCACGGATTTGCTGGCCCAGTTGGCGCTGCACAAGTTGGATTTGGTGATTTCGGACGTGCCCTTGTCGCGTCACGTCAGTGTGAAAGCGTTTAACCACCCGCTTGGGGGCAGCCCGATGACGTTTTTTTGCGCACCCAGTTTGCGGCCTTTGCTCAAGGGCAGCTTTCCACACAACCTGAACGGCATGCCGATGCTGGTGCAGGGTGCCTCGGTGGCGGTGCGCCAGCAGTTGGAAAGCTGGTTGACCAAGCTGCAGGTCTATCCGCGTGTGATTGGCGAGTTTGATGACGCCGCACTGATGAAGGCCTTTGGTCGCGAAGGGCGGGGGGTGTTCATGGCGCCCACGGTGCTGGAGGAGGAAACCGTGGACCAGTTTGGCGTGGAAATCGTTGGTCGCACCGAAGAGTTGACGGAGGAGTTCTTTGCCGTATCGGTGGAGCGGCGCATTACCCACCCCTGCGTGGTAGCAATCACCGACGCAGCGCGGGGCCAGTTGTTCAGCGCCCGCATGGTGCGCCCGGCCCCGGGGCAGGCAAGTTCGGCTTAG
- a CDS encoding Rrf2 family transcriptional regulator codes for MRLSTKGRFAINAMIDVALREKLGPVPLSDIAARQQISLSYLEQMFSKLRQHGLVESTRGPGGGYALGHRADGITVADIIGAVEEDTAPAKLEVNVTKAQAAGQDMTQDLWDSLNSRMVDYMKSISLRSLVLQQLAKGVQIEEKPAANRGVFKKPKMDALRSNVPNSVFALGQSLLGRT; via the coding sequence ATGCGACTAAGTACCAAAGGACGATTTGCCATCAACGCCATGATTGACGTGGCCTTGCGCGAAAAGCTGGGGCCTGTGCCCTTGTCCGACATCGCTGCACGTCAACAAATTTCGCTGTCCTACCTGGAGCAAATGTTCAGCAAGCTGCGCCAGCACGGCCTGGTTGAAAGCACACGCGGCCCCGGTGGCGGTTACGCCTTGGGTCACCGTGCCGACGGCATCACCGTGGCGGACATCATTGGCGCGGTCGAAGAAGACACCGCCCCCGCGAAGCTGGAAGTCAACGTCACCAAGGCGCAAGCGGCCGGGCAAGACATGACGCAAGACCTGTGGGACAGCTTGAATTCCCGCATGGTGGACTACATGAAGTCCATTTCGTTGCGCAGCCTGGTGCTGCAGCAACTGGCCAAGGGCGTTCAAATAGAGGAAAAGCCCGCTGCCAACCGCGGCGTGTTCAAGAAGCCCAAGATGGACGCCTTGCGCTCCAACGTGCCCAACTCGGTGTTCGCGCTGGGTCAGTCTTTGCTGGGTCGTACCTGA
- the cysK gene encoding cysteine synthase A, with protein MKADNILQTIGNTPHVRINRLFGSGHNVWIKSERSNPGGSIKDRIALSMVEAAEKSGELKPGATIIEPTSGNTGVGLAMVAAVKGYKLILVMPDSMSIERRRLMLAYGATFDLTPREKGMKGAIARASELIAATPNSWMPQQFENPANIDVHARTTAQEIMADFPNGMDALITGVGTGGHITGCAQVLKAKWPNLKVFAVEPVASPVISGGAPAPHPIQGIGAGFIPKNLNTELLDGVIQVDAEPAREMARRCAAEEGMLVGISSGATLAAIAQKLGELPAGATVLGFNYDTGERYLSVEGFLPA; from the coding sequence ATGAAAGCTGACAACATTCTGCAGACCATTGGCAACACACCCCACGTGCGCATCAACCGTCTGTTTGGCAGCGGCCACAACGTGTGGATCAAGTCGGAGCGCAGCAACCCCGGCGGCTCCATCAAAGACCGCATCGCGCTGTCCATGGTCGAAGCGGCTGAAAAAAGTGGCGAACTCAAACCCGGCGCCACCATCATCGAGCCCACCTCCGGCAACACCGGTGTCGGCTTGGCCATGGTGGCCGCGGTCAAGGGCTACAAACTCATCTTGGTGATGCCCGACAGCATGTCCATTGAGCGCCGCCGACTGATGCTGGCTTACGGCGCCACGTTTGACCTGACCCCCCGTGAAAAGGGCATGAAAGGCGCCATCGCCCGTGCGTCTGAGTTGATTGCCGCCACGCCCAATTCGTGGATGCCGCAGCAGTTTGAGAACCCCGCCAACATTGACGTGCACGCGCGCACCACCGCGCAGGAAATCATGGCCGACTTCCCCAACGGCATGGACGCGTTGATCACTGGCGTGGGCACGGGCGGTCACATCACCGGCTGCGCACAGGTTCTCAAGGCCAAGTGGCCGAATCTGAAGGTGTTTGCCGTCGAGCCCGTAGCCTCGCCCGTGATCTCCGGCGGCGCGCCCGCCCCTCACCCGATTCAAGGCATTGGCGCGGGCTTCATCCCCAAAAACCTGAACACCGAATTGCTGGATGGTGTGATCCAGGTCGACGCCGAACCAGCCCGCGAGATGGCCCGCCGCTGCGCTGCTGAAGAAGGCATGCTGGTGGGCATCTCCAGCGGAGCCACCCTGGCGGCAATCGCGCAGAAGCTGGGCGAACTGCCGGCAGGCGCTACCGTGTTGGGCTTCAACTACGACACGGGTGAACGCTACCTGTCCGTTGAAGGCTT